The stretch of DNA GTATATAATTTACAATATTAACACAGTTTTATAAGCAGTCATGTGAAATCACGGTTATGGTAATGTAAGCGCTGTTTATCTTGTGTTTTCCTCAGATGTGGACTCTAACGGTTATATCAGCACAGATGAGCTGAATGAGTTGTTTAGGGTGGCGAATCTTCCTCTGCCGGGGTACCGGATCCGAGAAATCATCCAGGAGCTCAGTGCAACCATGGACCAGAACCAGGACGGGAAGATCACCTTTGatgaattcgcaaaggtcagttAAAGGTGACTCAGAAACTCTGGTCTGAGTTTTAATAAGAGGATATTTATGGGCGTGTCTtacctaataaataataatacctaATAAAATTCTTCATCAGTCTCGTTATAGAGCTTTATAAATGTAGAAATTCTGGTTACAGATtgataatataatgttatatcaTAATTACAGAATTAACAAATAAGGGAATCTTTATAAATGTGTTGTTATGCTTTGTAATTGCTAATAAACAATTAGTTAATAACATTTGATATAAATTTTAAACAATTTCCTTTGAGAAATTAGCTTGCTATATGTAATCTTGCTTTCTATTTTGAAAAAATGCCTTTTAAAACAACTTAAATGCAGCACAGCTAAATACTTTAATTCAGCACTGAGCTTTCAATACATCAGCAATCCTTTGACTTGTGCTTCCCTTTTGATTTAGATACAAATACCTTTATCACTTTTAGTGTGCACTGGATCAAGGCATTAAGTGTgcatttcttgcatttcagaCACAGCTTTTATACAGCTCAGGGTGACAGACTGCACGCTAAAAATTGTTTTTCTAAAACTGTAAAATGATAATTATAGCTgcacagtgatgctgcatcaacagcagttcaataAAAGACAGTGGCTTACTGAACATGCTAACCTTCATCCTGCTGATGAGCTCATAAGAATGGGAATTTAGTGATGGGTTCTCAAAATTCAAAAGAAATTTAGGCAAAATTagcttttatattattaattttagtatttttctgctcactttctctctctggttTCAGGTGTTTCATGGTCTGAAGAGCTCCGAAGTGGCGAAGACTTTCCGAAAGGCCATCAATAAGAAGGAGGGAATCTGTGCGGTGGCAGGAACTTCAGAGCAGTCTGGAACACAGCACTCTTACTCAggtataataaatacagtatatattcataaattaataaaataatattcacacaagaaaaaaaactctaataaAATAGTAAGATTGATTGAATTCATTAATGTTGACATTGTgtttggctaatgctaattaagCTACTTAAAACAACAATCATCTTAATTCTGTCTATATTCAGCTAAACATACTAAGGCAACTCTTTGTTAAGAATATTAGACAGTATATATTTCCATTAAAAATTTATAGCCTTCTTTATCAGGAATATATTAAGTATCTCAAGTAATCAGCATCTTGCATATATCCTTAAGTTTATGTAGTGAGTTTATCTAGTCCTATATTTAGATTAAACaccagtaataaaataatttagtatACAATATTCCTGTGTTTAAGTAAATGTTTCCAGTCATTGTGGGGACATGAATTTCCTCACAATGCTGTTGTATAGGACAGTGTATATCCTCTTACGCTGCTGATGTCTAATGTGCTCTctcttaatgtgtgtgtgtgtgtgtgtgtgtgtaatgtgtgtgtgtgtgtgtagaggaggAGAAGGTGGCGTTTGTGAACTGGATTAATAAAGCTCTGGAGAAAGATCCGGACTGTAAACACGTCCTGCCCATGGACCCCAGCTCAAACGATCTGTTCACTGCTGTAGGAGACGGCATCGTActctggtacacacacacacacacacacacacacacactacacacacacaccccaacagtATCACAATTTATTGCACAATTGTCACTTACAGTAATAATCACTATAATAAAGAAGCCACACAATTAGActgtttattatatgtttattatatgttCAACATAAACATGTGGATAGTTGGTTCCATAATgatgcaattttattttatttttatgttttttgcagtAAAATGATCAACTTGTCCGTCCCAGACACCATCGATGAGAGAACCATCAACAAGAAGAAGCTCACCCCGTTCACCATCCAGGTAACCAAACCCAGCCAGGCGGTACATCATACAGCATATTAAATATTGCCCATTTATTAATGGTAGAGAGTTAAGAGATTGTTCACTGTTCAACACACTACCATTAACACCATTAACACCATTAACACCATTAACACCATTAACACCATTAACACCATTAACACCATATTAATCAAAATCACTGCTGTGCTGAAATTAGACCCAATAATCTCTAGACAGCAGTGATATATCTGAAGGATGTAAAGAACAAAGTAGTTCTCTAACTGCGTGGCTATAcagaaataataatgtaataatacacagctctgtacaaaataagagattaattaaaaatgatgattttctttgattttaccaaattaaaaacctctggaatataatcaagaggaagatggatgatcacaaaccatcaaaccaccaaactgaactgcttgaatttttgcaccaggagtaaagcagcataaagttatccaaaagcagtgtgtaagactggtggaggagaacatgatgccaagatgcatgaaaaaaactgtgattaaaaaccaaccaggattattccaccaaatattgattatttctgaactcttaaaactttatgaatatgaacttgttttctttgcattatttgaggtctgaaagttctgcatctttttagttatttcagccatttctcattttctgtaaataaatgctctaaatgactatgaatatttctatttgtaatttgggagaaatgttgtctgtagtttatagaataaaacaacaatgttcattttactcaaatttataaatagaatataaatcagagaaacttaacAATATAGTTTTCGCTGTAGAATCAGAACACACCTCTCCATTTTTTCActgttttgtgtgtattttaggaAAATCTGAATTTGGCTCTGAACTCATCCTCGGCTATCGGCTGCCACGTGGTGAATATCGGTGCAGAGGACCTGAAGGAGGGCAGGCAGCACTTGGTTCTCGGTTTGCTGTGGCAGATCATTAAAATTGGGCTGCTGGCCGACATTGAGATCAGCAGAAATGAAGGTAGAGTGCGCTGATACAGTTATTTATTACAAATAGGTACACTGATTTTCATTTATTAGGCTTTTTTTTGCCTACATTTGATTGATGTTTCGATATTTGTGATTAATTCAACTGGATtcctaattaaattatttaagaattaaaaccgtgtgtgtgtgtgtgtgtgtgtgtgtgtgtgtgtagctctgaTTGCGTTGCTGAGGGATGGTGAGAGTCTGGAGGATCTGATGAAGCTCTCTCCTGAGGAGCTGCTCCTGCGCTGGGCGAATTATCACCTGGAACAGGCCGGCTGCTCCAAGATCAACAACTTCAGCTCTGATATAAAGGTACAAACACTATAAAGCATCTAATGATGTAAAAATCACACATTCACCCCCTTTTACCCCAAAATATGATGGTGAGAGCAAAGACGTATTTGAAGTACTGCATGaaagtaatagtgtaatagtaagTTCTGTAAGTTAGATAATAGATAAATAATGGAGCAGCAACATCTTCCACTTTGAATTTAGTCTGCACTCTTTTGTCTGTAATTTTTCTATGAATATTCAGTTTTTAATATCAATGAATGTTTCTTCAATCCATTAAACCCTGTTGGAAGACTTTTCCCAATCACAACTAGCTTTATGTCTTTATTAACATCACTATAATGTTCCCtagaatagaaccctgtgggactcaaGCACAAAATAGACTAAACTGAACTAAATCACCAAATTTAAAGAGCCTTCTCTTATACTGTAGATGAGCTGATGAGGATCTGTGTTCTGCCTGTTTTTTTCAGGACTCTAAGGCCTACTACAATATCCTGAACCAGGTGGCGCCTAAAGGAGACGACGAGGGAATCCCACCCATCATCATCGACATGACCGGCCTGAGGGTGAGTCTGTTATACTCATTCACTCTTTTACTCCTTCACTCCTTCACAAGAGTCTGAAAACCTGATCACAACcataaaatattacaattattacatGCTTTACGTATTCATTTCATTTTACTTTGATTAACCCCTTAAAATACCTCATCCCTTATACAGGCTACAGGTCTAGGTGTCACAAAtccctttttctgcagtaaaataagttatttacaaaaatatttgaGGGTTTGGAAtctctgcctgtttttttttctactccacttaataattccagatcagtaacaggaatcaacccaaattctgcaggttttaaataaagacgtaaaaactagacaaacttaacaaaactaaaggtttggaggagatgAACAGTTTGATtcgtattcaggaaaatattgattttaaaatgaagtccTGGAAAGAGACATGATTTTATGCATTATATTtagacattagcagatttacttaaatagttttttagattttctattaCAGTATAGATTTTCTAATACCTTTTCTCATTGCATCATGACGCCCCTGAGTCGGACGTGTTTGCTctgaaacttgtttcttactgcgCACATGACACTAAACTCTTTAAATCTATTTCAAATACAACTATGAAtttcagtaacgttccttatcaaacattaaagctttttatgtaagAACTCCTcaggatttagtggtgtaatatcaggcagacaattgacaaacaTCCTGGCTTATTaagaggttaaataaataaactcatcattaatCTCTGTTATTGTTTAGAGATTAAtatgattgaaatgttacagtaTTGTCCAGTATTGCTGAGGCATTATAATCCCGTGTTTATAATAATTGTATGAATGTTTTGTGTGGTTCTTCTCGTCCTGCAGGAGAAGGAGGATCTGAAGAGAGCGGAGTGCATGCTGGATCAGGCCGATCGCCTCGGCTGCAGGCAGTTCGTTATGCCCCCTGACGTGGTCCGCGGAAACCCCAAGCTCAACCTCGCCTTCGTGGCCAATCTCTTCAACAAATACCCGGCCCTGAAGAAACCAGAGAACCAGGACATCGACTGGAGCTCCATCGAGGGTGAGGCTTCAGTAACAGACAtagttaaaatgtgaaatttacaacatttacacatttctactcttgtaaaataaaagtgcatttaggtatatttttaaagtatctttaaaatggaaaagtacatacttttatcattaaaataatacatacttAACCTCTACATTTCCTCACCAGGTGAGACCAGAGAGGAGCGCACCTTCCGTAACTGGATGAACTCTCTGGGTGTGAACCCTCGTGTAAATCACCTCTATGGGTAAGTGCTCTCTCTTTCAGGGGTGGATCtagaaaaatgtgtttggggTGGCAACTTACAGCAGAAGTACATATActgcatatataatatatatggccACGGGCTACCGTTTACAAACTCAtacagaaaaacttaaaaatagtaACGCAGAGttacttaaataaataactttaatctgattactggattggaaatattAACGTGTTAGATTTCTCATAACTGGAAAAATGGACAGATTAGAGTAACACTAAGTACTAAGTAACTGACATCACTGGACATAGCAAACcattcatttattatatttagcaaattaatatttttataagctCAAAATCAGCATAGCAATTATACCAGCACCAtgcttttattataatttattttgttataattTATTGCACTCTGGCATCGGAGATTTTCTCTTGTAAATGACAAATTGGCCATAATAACCTTTAACTTTTAATTCTGTGGTGGAAGCAGGGGTTCTGCAGAGTTTAGTGAACAGTCTGCTCAAACACTCCTGATTCAGCAGAAGATAATTATCACACTAGAAGATCTGCAGAAAAATACTGAAAACTGTACAGAACTAACAAACCCTGATTTATCTCATTCAGTCAGTGGTTTAAGTGAGGAATAATGAAAAGCTCGTTTCTGTGTGATTCTGTGTTTCAGGGATCTGGCTGATGCTCTGATCATCTTCCAGCTGTATGAGAAGATCAAGGTTCCTGTAGACTGGGACAAAGTCAACAAGCCCCCCTATCCCAAACTGGGCAGTAATATGAAGAAGGTGAGATCATGACCACAGATTCACACTTTACACTTTACTCAGTCTGATCACACACTGAAGACCATATTATAAATGT from Astyanax mexicanus isolate ESR-SI-001 chromosome 11, AstMex3_surface, whole genome shotgun sequence encodes:
- the lcp1 gene encoding plastin-2 — encoded protein: MANISHDEMEELREAFSKVDVDSNGYISTDELNELFRVANLPLPGYRIREIIQELSATMDQNQDGKITFDEFAKVFHGLKSSEVAKTFRKAINKKEGICAVAGTSEQSGTQHSYSEEEKVAFVNWINKALEKDPDCKHVLPMDPSSNDLFTAVGDGIVLCKMINLSVPDTIDERTINKKKLTPFTIQENLNLALNSSSAIGCHVVNIGAEDLKEGRQHLVLGLLWQIIKIGLLADIEISRNEALIALLRDGESLEDLMKLSPEELLLRWANYHLEQAGCSKINNFSSDIKDSKAYYNILNQVAPKGDDEGIPPIIIDMTGLREKEDLKRAECMLDQADRLGCRQFVMPPDVVRGNPKLNLAFVANLFNKYPALKKPENQDIDWSSIEGETREERTFRNWMNSLGVNPRVNHLYGDLADALIIFQLYEKIKVPVDWDKVNKPPYPKLGSNMKKLENCNYAVELGKKEAKFSLVGIAGQDLNEGNRTLTLALLWQLMRRYTLNILEDLGDGQKVNDDTIVGWVNDTLKQADKKTISGFKDGSISSSMPVLDLIDAIQPGSIRYDLIKAEDLSDEEKLNNAKYAISMARKIGARVYALPEDLVEVKPKMVMTVFACLMARGLKRV